Proteins encoded in a region of the Labrus mixtus chromosome 19, fLabMix1.1, whole genome shotgun sequence genome:
- the LOC132994083 gene encoding transmembrane protein 241 — MMPWRRHSAGLVFSCVFVVSFFTNKFVLSVLNFTFPTLFQGWQTLIGAVLLLLSGRLGLVEMSRITRSAALSWLPGALLFVGNIYAGSRALARLDIPLFFTLQNSSHVVSLLILKVVHRERVQRLKLFSVCLMLLSAINLLQYDPQFDSRGYLWAVAHLFCVGAYRVFQVHYRPGNLSDLEQQVINYLFSVLLLAVAAHPTGDLMGALEFPSLQSHTFHCGCCASALLGFLLLLATVKLKSGLSVEHAGVWIFLSKVSAVCLSPFIFHMDVNTPSLICVLVSHVGGALLLYSDADSQTR, encoded by the exons ATGATGCCGTGGAGGAGACACTCAGCCGGGCTCGTCTTCAGCTGCGTCTTCGTCGTTTCTTTTTTCACCAATAAG tttgttctcTCCGTGTTAAACTTCACGTTTCCGACTTTGTTCCAAGG ATGGCAGACGTTGATCGGCgccgtcctgctgctgctgtctgggAGACTGGGCCTGGTGGAGATGAGTCGCATCACCAG GTCAGCAGCTCTGTCGTGGCTCCCAGGCGCTCTCCTGTTTGTAGGAAACATCTACGCTGGCTCCCGGGCCTTAGCACGCTTA gatatTCCTCTTTTCTTCACGCTGCAGAACTCGTCTCACGTCGTCAGTTTACTCATCCTGAAGGTCGTCCACAGAGag AGGGTGCAGAGGCTGAAACTCTTCAG TGTTTGCCTCATGCTGCTGTCAGCCATCAACCTGCTTCAATATGATCCTCAG TTTGACTCCAGAGGTTACCTGTGGGCCGTCGCTCACCTGTTCTGTGTCG gtgcatACAGAGTGTTCCAGGTTCACTACAGACCAGGTAACCTAAG TGACCTTGAGCAGCAGGTCATCAACTACCTGTTCAG CGTGCTGCTGCTGGCCGTCGCCGCTCACCCGACAG gtgACCTCATGGGGGCGCTTGAGTTCCCCTCGCTGCAGTCTCATACATTTCACTGTGGCTGCTGTGCCAG CGCTCTGCTCGGTTTCCTGTTGCTGTTGGCAACCGTCAAACTCAAAAGTGGATTATCAGTGGAACACGCCGGGGTCTGGATCTTTCTGTCCAAG GTTTCTGCCGTGTGTCTCTCTCCGTTCATCTTCCACATGGACGTCAACACTCCGTCTCTGATCTG CGTGCTTGTCAGTCACGTGGGAGGAGCTCTGCTGCTTTATTCTGATGCAGACTCTCAGACCAGATGA
- the LOC132994084 gene encoding DNA endonuclease RBBP8-like: MKGHKVNSRPTFAHVVVIRKKDERRKLKGATCKECDVYYAHLPEDEKQKKLSSCSRHRFLYIPPCTPENFWEVGFPSTQTCIDRGYVREEKKPEARTRRRQPFNALFSPKRNHQDSDNSFSL, translated from the exons ATGAAGGGGCACAAAGTGAA CAGCCGCCCCACGTTTGCTCACGTCGTTGTGATCCGTAAGAAGGACGAGAGGAGGAAGCTGAAGGGCGCCACCTGTAAAGAATGTGACGTA TACTACGCTCACCTCCCAGAGGACgagaagcagaagaagctgTCTTCGTGTTCCCGGCACCGCTTCCTGTACATCCCCCCGTGTACTCCCGAAAACTTCTGGGAAGTCGGATTCCCATCCACTCAAACGTGCATCGACCGAG GGTACGTCCGCGAGGAGAAGAAACCTGAGGCTCGCACTCGGAGGAGACAACCGTTCAACGCTTTATTCTCCCCGAAGAGGAACCATCAGGACAGCGACAACAGCTTCTCTCTGTAG